GCCGCCGCCGAATTCCCGAGCCTGGTCCGCGTCACCGAGGCGCTGAGCCTGCCCGCGACCACCGTCTGGCTCGCGCATAATTGCCCGCAAGGGTTCATGGCGACCGCGGACTCGCGCTATCCGACCCCCAACTGGACGCCCGACAGCGGATGGCGCGTCGAAAAGGCGCTGGTCTATGCGCACACGCTCGAGGAATCGCGCTTCCGCAACACCGTGAAGAGCGCGGCCGGTGCCTACGGCCTCATGCAGATCATGCCCGCCGCCGCGACCGATTTCGCGCGCGAACGCGGCACCGCGATCGACAAGGCCGCGCTGACCAAGCCGTCGACCAACATGGACATCGGCCAGCGCCACCTCGAACGGCTCCGCGACATGGCCGGCGTCACCGGCGGGCTGCTGCCGAAAGTGATCGCCGCCTACAATGCCGGCCCGCGTCCGGTCGGCGATTGGAACGCGATCGTCCACGATAATGGCGACCCGCTGCTCTATATCGAGAGCATTCCCTATTGGGAGACGCGCGGCTACGTCACCACGGTGATGCGCAACTACTGGATGTACGAGGCGCAGGGCGGCAAGAAGGCTTCGGTCAGCCGCTCCGCGCTCGCGCAAGGCATGTGGCCCCGCTTCCCGGGCATGCCCGGCGCCCAGATGGTCCGCATGAACGCGGTGCCCAACGCCCGCGCCAGCGCCAGCACGATGCCGCTGCACACCGTCGCGCTGAACGCCGCGGTCAGCCCGCAATCGACCACGGTCACGCATGCCGATTGACCTCAGCGCGACGTTCCTGCCCGTCCGCATCGCCGTCCTGACCGTCTCCGACACCCGCGGGCTTGCCGACGATCGCTCGGGCGACACGCTCGTCGCGCGGCTGACCGAGGCAGGCCACGTGCTCGCCGATCGCCGGATCGAGAAGGACGATGCCGACGTCATCGTGCAGCGGCTGCACAGCTGGATCGACGATCCCGAGATCGACGTCGTCATCACGACCGGCGGCACCGGCGTGACTGGCCGCGATGTCACCCCCGAGGCGATCGAGCGCATCGCCGACAAGATGATCCCGGGCTTCGGCGAGCTGTTCCGCATGCTCAGCTACCAGACCATCGGCACCTCGACGGTCCAGTCGCGCGCCTGCGCCTGCGTCACCCGCGGCACCTACATCTTCGCGCTGCCCGGTTCGACCGGCGCGGTGAAGGACGGCTGGGACGGCATCCTCAAGGACCAGCTCGACAGCCGCCACAAGCCCTGCAACTTCGTCGAACTGATGCCGCGCCTGCTCGAGCGATAGGGCGCTACTGGACCATAACGGTTGTGCCCCGCCAGCCGGACCCGCAAAGCCTCCGTTACGAACCCGCCTCCGGTGGAGCCTGCCGACCGCGCCTGCCAGCGTCGCTCCGGGATAAACCGGAGGGAATGATCATGAGCGCGAACTGGAGTCTGGGTCTCGACACGCTGCGCGTGCAGAATGCCGACGAGGATAACTGGCTGTCGAACGGCGACGAGGTCTACATGGTCGTGATCCCGTTCCGCGCGAAGCTCGGACTTCCCGGATCGGCGCAGACCTCGACCAACACCTGGGCGACCTATGACTGGGCGAAGCACGTCTCGAAGGGCGCGGTCCGGCATATTCCCGGCAATATCGGCCGCACGACCTTCGCCAACGTCGCGAGTTTCGGCGTCAGCCAGTTCCTCGGGGCGGGCCATGGTTCGACCAATCCCGCGTTCAAGCCCGAAATCCTGGGCATCGTCAGCCTCGCGTTCGAAAGCGACAACACGTCCTGGTCGTCGATGCACTCGATCATCGACAAGGCCGCCCCGGTGGTCCGCGCCGAGCTCGAGGCGGTCGTCGCCAACGAGATGACCCCGCTCGACAA
This sequence is a window from Sphingomonas ginsenosidivorax. Protein-coding genes within it:
- the moaB gene encoding molybdenum cofactor biosynthesis protein B; its protein translation is MPIDLSATFLPVRIAVLTVSDTRGLADDRSGDTLVARLTEAGHVLADRRIEKDDADVIVQRLHSWIDDPEIDVVITTGGTGVTGRDVTPEAIERIADKMIPGFGELFRMLSYQTIGTSTVQSRACACVTRGTYIFALPGSTGAVKDGWDGILKDQLDSRHKPCNFVELMPRLLER